CACCATTCATGCGCGGCATCTGAAGATCCATCAGAACAACGTCGGGCCGATGTGCCCGATACTTTTCGATGGCCTCGTATCCATCACCGGCTTCGGCCACCAGTTTCATGTCGGACTGTCCTTCGATTACCGCCGCAATACCCTCGCGCAACATCGGATGGTCGTCGGCAATCAACAGGCGGATCGAAGATTCGATGGTGCTCATGCGTATCGTCCTCCACTCACCAGTCGACGCAACCAGCTCATCCACGACGGCTTGCCGCCTCGGTAGGCGACTGCGCCAGGCACGCGCAGGTCTACTTCGGTGCCCGAATGGGGGCCGCTCCAGATATCCAGGATCGCACCGACCCGCTTGGCCCGCTCACGCATGCCAGCGAGCCCCCAATGACCGGGGCATCCGCCGGCTTCAAGCGTCACGGGATCGACACCTTTGCCGTTGTCTCGAACACGCAGTCGCAGGCCATCGGCGTTATAGTCCAGCTCGACTTCGATCTGGCTGGCATTGGCGTGCCTGACGGCGTTGACCAAGGCTTCGTGACCGATCCGGTAGAGCTCCTCGCGGACCATCGGATCAAGCGGACGACGGTCGCCCTCCACGATGACCTCGAAACCTTCGTCTTCCTCGCCCAGCAGTTCCCACCCAAGCATCGCCAGCGCATGCGGAAGATCTCGAATGCTTTTGGCCGAGACACGCAGTCCGCGCACACGATCGCGCCCTTCCACGATCACGTCATCGGCTCGATCAAGCGCCTGATCGATCATTCGGCGGGCCGGGTCATCCGGAGAGATGCGCTCGGCCACGGCCTGGAACTTGAGTATCAGTCCCTGCACAGCCTGCAGCAGCGTGTCATGCAATTCCCGCGCGATGCGTTCGCGCTCGGCATGTCGTTCCTCGAGTTGCAGGTGGACCCTGCGCGCCACTTGTCGGAGCCGAATCAGGAAAAGGCCGACGATCAGTGCCAGTCCCGCGAGGATACACGCGACCTCGAACCACCGGGTCTGGTAGAACAGCGGTGGAATCACGAAAGCGAAGCTTGCGCCCTTCCGGTTCCAGACACCATCGTTGTTGGCTGCGATGACCTGGAACTGGTAGCGACCCGGTCCAAGATTGGTATAGAACGCCTCGCGCCGATTGCCGGCATCCTGCCATCGGGAGTCCACCCCGTCGAGGCGATACCGGAAATGAACATGGCTTGGTATCGCAAGGCTTGTTGCGGTGTACCTGATGTGGACGTTGCTGGTCCGCTTGGGCAGGCGCAGACCGTCTGTTGCGGGATACGCATGCCCGTCGGCATCC
This window of the Dyella sp. A6 genome carries:
- a CDS encoding sensor histidine kinase, translated to MIPPLFYQTRWFEVACILAGLALIVGLFLIRLRQVARRVHLQLEERHAERERIARELHDTLLQAVQGLILKFQAVAERISPDDPARRMIDQALDRADDVIVEGRDRVRGLRVSAKSIRDLPHALAMLGWELLGEEDEGFEVIVEGDRRPLDPMVREELYRIGHEALVNAVRHANASQIEVELDYNADGLRLRVRDNGKGVDPVTLEAGGCPGHWGLAGMRERAKRVGAILDIWSGPHSGTEVDLRVPGAVAYRGGKPSWMSWLRRLVSGGRYA